A region of Syngnathoides biaculeatus isolate LvHL_M chromosome 20, ASM1980259v1, whole genome shotgun sequence DNA encodes the following proteins:
- the klhdc10 gene encoding kelch domain-containing protein 10, giving the protein MTHAPGDRCPDQLNKFEKLTGRPLHGRRTPPARSGHRCVADNTNLYVFGGYNPDYDESGGSENEDYPLFRELWRYHFATGRWQQIQTEGYVPTELASMSAVLHGNNLLVFGGTGIPFGENNGNDVHVCNVKYKRWSLLNCRGKKPNRIYGQAMVIINGFLYVFGGTTGYVYSTDLHRLDLTTREWMHLKPNNPPDDLPEERYRHEIAQDGQRIYILGGGTSWTSYPLDKIHAYNLETNSWEEIATKPHDKIGFPAPRRCHSCVQIRNDVFICGGYNGELILADLWKINLHTFQWSRLPAVMPEPAYFHCAAITPTGCMYIHGGVVNIHENKRTASLFKIWLAVPSLLERCWERLLQAFPHLANLSTMQLLNLGLTQELIERLK; this is encoded by the exons ATGACGCACGCCCCAGGCGATCGCTGTCCGGACCAGTTGAATAAATTCGAGAAGCTGACGGGCAGGCCGCTGCACG GCCGCCGTACTCCCCCCGCCCGCAGTGGCCACCGCTGTGTTGCCGACAACACCAACCTCTACGTGTTCGGGGGTTACAACCCGGACTACGACGAGTCGGGCGGCTCAGAGAACGAGGACTACCCGCTCTTCCGGGAGCTGTGGAGGTACCACTTTGCCACGGGCCGATGGCAGCAGATTCAAACGGAGGGCTACGTGCCCACAGAGCTGGCCTCCATGTCAg CTGTGTTACACGGGAACAATCTGCTGGTGTTCGGCGGCACCGGGATCCCCTTCGGCGAGAACAATGGCAACGACGTCCACGTTTGCAATGTCAAGTACAAGCGGTGGTCGTTGCTCAACTGTCGCGGGAAGAAGCCCAATAGAATCTACGGCCAG GCCATGGTCATCATAAATGGCTTTCTTTACGTGTTTGGGGGCACGACGGGATACGTATACAGCACAGACCTGCACAGGCTGGATTTGACCACCAGGGAGTGGATGCATCTCAAGCCCAACAACCCCCCAGATGACCTTCCCGAGGAACG GTACAGACACGAAATAGCACAGGACGGACAGAGGATCTACATCTTGGGAGGAGGGACCTCCTGGACGTCTTATCCTCTGGACAAG ATTCACGCGTATAATCTGGAGACAAATTCATGGGAGGAGATCGCAACAAAACCTCATGACAAAATAG GGTTTCCCGCACCTAGAAGATGTCACAGTTGTGTCCAAATACGAAATG ATGTGTTTATTTGTGGCGGCTACAATGGCGAGTTGATATTGGCGGACTTGTGGAAGATCAACCTGCACACGTTCCAGTGGAGCAGGCTGCCCGCCGTCATGCCTGAACCGGCCTACTTCCATTGTGCCGCCATCACGCCG ACGGGCTGTATGTACATCCACGGCGGCGTGGTGAACATCCACGAGAACAAGAGGACCGCATCCCTTTTCAAGATCTGGCTGGCTGTGCCCAGCCTGCTGGAGAGGTGCTGGGAGAGGCTCCTCCAGGCCTTCCCCCACCTCGCCAACTTGTCAACCATGCAGTTGCTCAACCTGGGCCTCACACAGGAACTGATTGAGCGCTTGAAATAA
- the zc3hc1 gene encoding nuclear-interacting partner of ALK, producing MRPKAVCQTPLKAPKKKTKPNMAALGSNRWDRLGNANQNKSFITSPEKIRELLNEGVSPVGTGTHSGQGDAKDPEVTSSSPSPCEATNKEAFFSRVQSYSCLKWAAKPRTLSPLMCARYGWINVAHDMLKCASCQAFLCTSLQLTLDFEKYESRIAELSVQLQTKHEKFCPWPDFPCPERLWIVTAGEPSALLASLTERFESACMLGQQLPSLKPELLKSMSLTEDVVSVTLQLIEAEQKRKGTTCSEPFAVQVAACIVSLCGWAANPGMHIATLPILSCSYCMRKVGLWNFHQMEAVGGDADAGVEATSTPAASTPTQEGSGEQSTPPSPTPPSTPSRMKLRSQDSSRSDQGEGPPVALRARSRDSPSPVEEPPSPSMRGKRPATRSRGQGDCLSLPSKRLCLSLADEFLHKCAFDPLAQHRDWCPWVAVGKENVDPQATPLSDTVPAPHQQGWKAALDLLMPAKNTDAVAGSAAQGLPDRSKRVFAIFRQWQIPAPSQ from the exons ATGCGCCCCAAAGCTGTGTGCCAAACTCCATTGAAAGCtccgaagaagaagacgaagccCAACATGGCGGCCCTCGGTAGCAATCGCTGGGACCGCCTCGGCAACGCGAATCAAAACAAATCTTTCATCACGTCCCCGGAGAAAATACGCGAACTCCTCAATGAAGGGGTCTCGCCAGTTGGTACCGGTACCCACAG TGGGCAAGGAGATGCAAAAGATCCAGAAGTCACTAGCAGCTCTCCATCACCTTGTGAGGCAACCAACAAAGAGGCCTTTTTCAGTAGAGTGCAGTCGTACTCG TGTTTGAAATGGGCAGCAAAGCCCCGCACGCTGTCGCCTCTCATGTGCGCCCGCTACGGCTGGATCAACGTCGCCCACGACATGCTCAAGTGCGCCAGCTGCCAGGCCTTCCTCTGCACGTCTCTTCAGCTCACATTagactttgaaaaat ATGAATCTCGCATTGCGGAGCTGTCTGTGCAGCTTCAAACGAAACATGAGAAGTTTTGTCCCTGGCCTGACTTTCCTTGTCCAG AGAGGTTGTGGATTGTGACAGCCGGGGAGCCCTCAGCGCTTCTGGCCTCTTTAACGGAGCGTTTTGAGAGCGCGTGCATGCTCGGACAGCAGCTTCCATCTCTGAAGCCTGAGCTGCTGAAATCAATG TCTTTAACCGAGGACGTTGTAAGTGTTACCCTGCAGTTGATAGAGGCggaacaaaaaagaaagggaACCACGTGCTCGGAACCTTTTGCAGTCCAAGTGGCCGCGTGCATCGTCTCTCTCTGCGGCTGGGCTGCAAA CCCGGGCATGCACATCGCCACGCTGCCCATCCTCAGCTGTTCCTACTGTATGCGTAAAGTCGGCCTGTGGAATTTCCACCAAATGGAAGCCGTGGGCGGTGATGCAGATGCCGGGGTAGAAGCTACGAGCACTCCTGCCGCCTCGACTCCCACACAGGAGGGCTCTGGGGAACAGTCAACCCCTCCCTCGCCCACACCTCCTTCCACTCCAAGTCGCATGAAGCTGAGGAGCCAGGACTCTTCCCGTTCTGACCAG GGTGAGGGCCCTCCAGTAGCGTTGCGAGCCCGAAGCAGAGACTCGCCCAGTCCCGTTGAGGAGCCACCAAGTCCCTCGATGAGGGGCAAGAGGCCTGCAACTCGTAGCCGGGGGCAAGGCGACTGTCTGTCCCTTCCTTCTAAACGCCTGTGCCTCTCATTAGCT GACGAGTTTCTGCACAAGTGCGCGTTCGACCCGCTGGCTCAGCACAGAGACTGGTGTCCCTGGGTGGCCGTTGGGAAGGAGAATGTGGATCCGCAGGCCACGCCTCTTTCAGACACTGTGCCAGCGCCTCATCAGCAGGGCTGGAAGGCTGCCCTTGACCTCCTGATGCCCGCAAAGAACACAGACGCGGTGGCTGGCAGTGCAGCACAG GGCCTACCCGATCGATCCAAAAGGGTGTTTGCTATATTCCGTCAGTGGCAGATACCCGCTCCATCGCAGTGA